A stretch of the Ferviditalea candida genome encodes the following:
- a CDS encoding DUF3891 family protein gives MIVYEREQDFVMIRQHDHAELSSQIAKAWLPELFECPERREDVELAIAEHDRAWIDLDETPLWNDRKGAPFSFIDFPAKIRLIFYSKGIDEVSASNVYAGLLCSMHYEHLCGFSKQDELVFFCQAERARQAQMVNQLAPIAPESLKFHFDLLQFCDDLSLFICLMEPGTPTEQIRWYRSGFPQRFAFLQNEKITARWADTESIVLSPLPLKERTVCTVALKAVSKADTSRLGIHESYIQAPFTERKVQFV, from the coding sequence ATGATCGTTTACGAACGCGAACAAGATTTTGTCATGATCAGACAGCATGATCACGCGGAACTTTCCTCTCAGATTGCCAAAGCCTGGTTGCCCGAATTGTTCGAGTGCCCCGAAAGGAGGGAGGATGTTGAACTCGCCATCGCGGAGCATGATCGGGCATGGATTGATTTGGATGAAACCCCGCTTTGGAATGATAGGAAGGGGGCGCCGTTTTCCTTTATTGATTTTCCCGCAAAAATCAGGCTGATCTTTTATTCCAAAGGTATTGACGAGGTGTCTGCGTCGAACGTGTATGCCGGATTGCTGTGCAGCATGCACTATGAGCATTTATGCGGCTTCTCCAAGCAGGATGAGCTTGTGTTTTTTTGCCAAGCCGAACGAGCCCGGCAAGCCCAAATGGTCAATCAGCTGGCACCCATCGCCCCCGAATCGCTGAAATTCCATTTCGATCTCCTGCAGTTCTGCGATGATCTTTCCCTGTTCATCTGCCTGATGGAGCCGGGAACTCCGACGGAACAGATCCGCTGGTACCGATCCGGATTCCCGCAGCGCTTTGCCTTTTTGCAAAACGAGAAAATTACGGCCCGTTGGGCGGATACCGAGTCGATTGTTTTAAGTCCCCTGCCGTTAAAGGAACGCACCGTTTGCACGGTTGCCTTAAAAGCAGTAAGCAAAGCCGACACTTCCCGATTGGGCATTCATGAATCTTATATTCAAGCCCCATTCACGGAAAGAAAAGTGCAATTCGTTTAA
- a CDS encoding ABC transporter ATP-binding protein, giving the protein MSEMQPHHQKAADDDTIIEVDGLIKKYGSFVAVNGVRFTVRRGEIFGLLGPNGAGKTTTMEMIEGLRKPDGGRALVAGFDTQKDLKKVKEVIGVQLQSTSLFDLLKVGEITRMYASFYRRSVPIEPLLDSMILKEKLNDRVKNLSGGQKQRLAIALALVNDPLVLFLDEPTTGLDPQARRTLWDIILKLKEQGKTIVLSTHYMDEAEILCDRICLMDQGKVIALDTPGNLIRGLQSDGAIEFRLPEESGGAAARAEELAGRLQSIRAVKQTDVRKDAYVLYTDDLQASLTDLIQKASELNVRLTDLSTRTATLEDVFIHMTGRSLREE; this is encoded by the coding sequence ATGTCCGAAATGCAACCGCACCATCAAAAGGCTGCCGATGACGATACGATCATTGAAGTGGACGGATTGATCAAGAAATACGGAAGCTTTGTCGCCGTCAACGGTGTCCGTTTTACTGTGAGGCGGGGAGAAATCTTCGGCCTGCTCGGGCCGAACGGAGCCGGGAAAACAACCACGATGGAAATGATCGAGGGACTCCGCAAGCCGGACGGAGGCCGTGCGCTTGTTGCCGGCTTTGATACGCAGAAGGATTTGAAAAAAGTCAAAGAGGTCATCGGCGTGCAGTTGCAGTCGACCTCGTTGTTCGATTTGCTCAAGGTCGGCGAAATTACCCGGATGTATGCCAGCTTTTATCGAAGGTCGGTGCCGATCGAGCCGCTTCTCGACAGCATGATCCTGAAAGAAAAGCTGAACGACCGGGTGAAGAACTTGTCGGGCGGCCAAAAGCAGCGTCTGGCCATTGCCCTTGCGCTGGTCAACGACCCGCTGGTGCTGTTTCTGGACGAGCCGACGACGGGACTCGACCCGCAGGCGCGGCGCACGTTGTGGGATATTATCCTGAAGCTGAAGGAGCAGGGAAAAACGATCGTGCTCAGCACGCACTACATGGATGAAGCCGAGATATTATGCGACCGCATCTGTTTGATGGATCAAGGAAAGGTCATCGCTCTTGACACGCCCGGCAACTTGATCCGGGGCCTGCAGTCGGACGGCGCGATCGAATTCCGCCTGCCGGAAGAAAGCGGCGGCGCAGCTGCCCGCGCAGAAGAGCTGGCCGGACGGCTGCAGTCGATTCGAGCGGTGAAACAGACGGATGTGCGAAAGGATGCATACGTGCTGTACACGGACGATCTTCAGGCGTCCTTAACCGATTTGATCCAAAAAGCGTCCGAGCTGAATGTCAGGCTGACCGATCTCAGCACGCGAACGGCAACGCTGGAGGACGTCTTTATTCACATGACGGGAAGGAGTCTGCGAGAAGAATGA